The Desulfitobacterium chlororespirans DSM 11544 genome window below encodes:
- a CDS encoding ABC transporter ATP-binding protein, which yields MIHLENVCKEFDTGFSLQNITLKVSRGEKILIFGPNGAGKTTFLKILACLITPSSGTIKIMGYPPAMRTKLLGSIGFAPQSGHLYESLTIKQNLEFYGKMYSIDQSELAERIHELLVQFNLSMKLDSKVSQLSKGMRQRLLIIKALLHKPQLLLLDEPYSGLDLESSEYLSHFLDSVEDKTMVTATHDFNAEIEKGQRIIIFNQGAIVFDEPWQDNVATFKDFYRWKVGQ from the coding sequence ATGATACATTTGGAGAATGTATGTAAGGAATTTGATACAGGTTTCTCATTGCAGAATATAACCCTTAAGGTGAGCCGCGGTGAAAAAATTCTTATCTTTGGTCCTAACGGAGCAGGGAAGACCACTTTTCTTAAAATTCTGGCCTGCCTGATCACCCCGTCTTCGGGAACAATCAAGATCATGGGGTACCCACCAGCCATGCGTACAAAACTATTGGGCAGTATCGGCTTTGCCCCCCAATCAGGTCATTTATATGAATCTTTAACCATAAAGCAGAATCTCGAATTTTATGGGAAAATGTACAGTATTGATCAGTCGGAATTGGCAGAAAGAATCCATGAGCTGCTGGTTCAATTTAATCTGAGCATGAAGCTGGACAGTAAAGTCTCACAGTTATCGAAAGGGATGAGACAACGGCTGCTGATCATCAAGGCTTTGCTCCATAAACCACAGCTCTTGCTCCTTGATGAACCCTACTCAGGGCTGGATTTGGAATCCTCTGAATATCTATCCCATTTTTTAGATTCAGTGGAGGATAAGACCATGGTGACAGCTACCCATGATTTCAATGCTGAGATTGAGAAAGGACAAAGGATTATCATTTTTAACCAAGGTGCTATAGTATTTGATGAGCCTTGGCAAGACAATGTAGCGACCTTTAAAGACTTCTATCGGTGGAAGGTGGGGCAATGA
- a CDS encoding heme exporter protein CcmB, with product MIRQALALAYKDFQIEAGKKKLFTSLVFLSFTLIFLASLVSAKIPSSKPEMAALTLWLILVYLLFQTLNRSLAMEDEAGCWDALFLCPVSPRVIFLGKFMYNLLLVISVELITFPFIILFFNLPMAMIQILVPALLASVGFVAIGLLVSLFSLKSQGRELLANIVSLPLFLPALFIGLSMTVDIAKGMSLPDVWRQVLFLFLYDVFFLAVSYLGFDTNYMD from the coding sequence ATGATTAGACAAGCTTTAGCATTAGCGTATAAAGATTTTCAGATTGAAGCAGGGAAGAAGAAGCTGTTTACTTCCCTGGTTTTTCTATCCTTCACCTTGATCTTTCTTGCCAGTCTTGTTTCGGCCAAGATCCCCAGCTCTAAACCGGAGATGGCTGCCCTGACTCTATGGCTGATTCTTGTCTATCTGCTCTTTCAAACTCTCAACAGATCCCTTGCTATGGAGGATGAAGCAGGATGTTGGGACGCTCTGTTCCTATGTCCGGTTTCGCCCCGAGTCATTTTTTTAGGAAAATTTATGTATAACTTGCTTTTAGTCATCAGTGTAGAGCTCATCACCTTTCCTTTCATCATTCTGTTTTTTAACCTCCCCATGGCCATGATCCAGATCTTAGTGCCGGCACTTTTGGCCTCGGTAGGCTTTGTGGCCATTGGGTTATTGGTCTCTTTATTTTCCCTTAAAAGTCAGGGGCGGGAGTTATTGGCTAATATAGTCTCACTTCCCTTATTCCTGCCGGCCCTGTTCATCGGTCTCAGCATGACGGTGGATATAGCCAAGGGGATGAGTCTGCCCGATGTTTGGCGTCAAGTTCTCTTTCTGTTCTTGTATGATGTTTTCTTTTTAGCCGTTTCCTACCTGGGCTTTGATACCAACTATATGGATTGA